The Lipingzhangella halophila genomic interval CGTCCATGGCATGAGTTACCCACACAAGGCGACCAGCACGTTCAACGTCACGTCCTGGTCCGAGAACCTCGTCACCGACATCGACGGCACGGGCACCACGGCCGGGGACGCCTACTACCCGGATAGGGGCGTAACCCGGGCCGACGTCACGTACGCCTACACCGGCGAGATCGAGGGCACCGGCACGGTGGCCTACCTGATCAGCTACAAGAGCGACGCCGCACCCGTTCTCGCGTTCGAGCGCTTCGAGGGATCGATCGCGGGCCACGAGGGAACCTGCCTGTTCCGGCACGTCGGAACGCAGGACAAGGGGTCGGTGTCCGTGCGCCTGGAGGCCGTCCCGGGAATGGGCACCGGCGGACTGGAGACCCTGCGCGGCGAGGCGGACGTGGCCATCAACGGGCACAGCGAGGACGGCTACCCGCTCACGCTCTCCTTCGACGTGAGCTGACGCCGGCGGGCGCGACCGCGCCGGTCACAGCAGAGGGCGCAGCGGCAGCAGGGCCAGTTCGCCGAACCGGGCCCAGATGGGCCGCTGCCGCCACTCCTCCTCGGTCAGCAGCCGTGCATTGGTGCAGTCGTTGGCGAAGGCGCGCTCCAGGTGGGCCGCGACACCGGTGTCGATGATCTCCACGTTGATCTCGTAGTTGCCCATGAGGCTCAGCCGGTCGAGGTTCGCGGTG includes:
- a CDS encoding DUF3224 domain-containing protein, whose protein sequence is MSYPHKATSTFNVTSWSENLVTDIDGTGTTAGDAYYPDRGVTRADVTYAYTGEIEGTGTVAYLISYKSDAAPVLAFERFEGSIAGHEGTCLFRHVGTQDKGSVSVRLEAVPGMGTGGLETLRGEADVAINGHSEDGYPLTLSFDVS